The Stigmatopora nigra isolate UIUO_SnigA chromosome 23, RoL_Snig_1.1, whole genome shotgun sequence genome includes the window taacaGCAAATACAAACTAGTGATTTTAAATGTGCcatcaaaaatcaacaaaacagaaaaaaatccccaaaaatagtAATGAAATTCACAAACTGCAATTTTAGGAACGTTTAATTGAAAATTTCAACTCAGTTCACGTGCAACAAAACATTCTTGACACACTGCATGTAAAAATATCTTAAGATATTTCTATCGCAAAATATTCAACCGTTGATGGCTTGCATAACTTTGCATGCTGGTTAATTGCAAGTAtaaaaaataccacaaatatTTCCGTTTATTCTCAGTTATTGCTTTTAAATGTGAAGTGGAATTCTTTCACAACTGTTTGGTTCATACGGTTTACTACGATGcaactttttttatgtaaacttggaaaaaaaagtattttccgaGGTAATGCAGTTTCAAGTTCTTCGGGAATGAAAACAAACGCGAAAATAACAATGTGAAAACTACTAAACAACATTTGCGTTTAACGCATCTAGGGGAACATatcaaaattgcatttttggctCCCCCTTGTGCTAAATAGTATACCTTCCACCCAGAACATTAAATTGCTACATCAAGGCAACTGAACGTGAAGCTTTTTCCCCTTCATTTATTCCCCACTGGTCGTGTcctcttttaaatgaaaaaagaagcaaactTTGCCATTATTGTCCTCACTCTGGTGCTGGTTAACAAAATTCTCCCACGTAAGCCTCGTAGATGGCGTCCAGGAAAGAGTTGTCCGTctgaaagacattaaaaaaactcaCTAATCAAACTAGCACAGgggttagggaacctatggctcgggagccacacgtggctcttttgatgggtgcattcggctctccgctaacctgtgagctaaaatacgaAAACCGCTGGTGATAGAAATGAGATATTACGTCTAGAATTGCTCTAATCTTCCTTTTTGTTTGCATTAGATTTCAGGAATGCATacttattgattagcaactgcataagaatgttttcaaaagtatttttccaatttaaaagtggtgaaatgacaaaaaagggcacccatttacatgtatttttacttttaaattagattaaatcCTCAGCTTTGCCGAAAAGGACATTTCAGCAATAATTAACCCCAAAAAACCAGTTCGGCTATATCagggatagggaacctatggctcaggagccgtATGTTGCTCGtttaatgggtgtatatggctctccgcctttttaaatcataatttttcttcattagactgtTCTGCATTTATACTCATTGATacgcattgattagcaacagtgaaataatgttctcaaaaggcttttttttttactttcaaagtggtgaaatgaataataaatgcttacattttcatgtattttgacttgtaaattctgagtatggttTTCTCAAGGAATAacgtttgaaaatatgaattgtttgtggctctcatcgtcaaaaaggttcccgacccctgaacTAGCATATGCATTGTTCTCCTACTTGGATCATGTACAGCAAGGTGGCCTGGAGTTGGCTTCTGGTCAGAACGCCGCTCTCCCTCTGAGGTGACCCATCAGACGGGGAGTCTGCTTTGGCCACATCCGATTTCGCCTGAGAGAAGACGCTCGGGGAGAGTAGCAACATGGGGGATTCGGGGGCGGGGATCCTCTGTGGAGAAGGCGCCTGAACGCACCGCACGGGTATCAAGCAGTGCGGCTGCGTTTGGTggcatttttgaatgaaaacaagcaGAAACGGTTTGTTTTTAGACCAACCTTAATGCGCAGAGCCTCTTTGGGACCGGCCGCGACCACGCTGGCCGGCCCCAGGAAGCGGGGGGCCAGGGCGGGGCTGAGGCGAGGCGGTTCCATCGACGCTTGGTTGCGCTCTCGTTGGATCAGTTGCAGCTTGTGGACCAGGTCGTATGGGGAAAGCTCGCAGGGGACGAGGGTGGCTCCACCTGCGGTGGTCACAATGGTCATTTGGCGTGACtggacggtcttttggtcgccggtcaaatggtgacagagtttactgttgaaaccagctctcaaaattatattcaagacagagtttaatctctaagtactgtttaatatcaaagtactgtttaatatcaaagtactgtttttatatctaagtactgtttttatatctaagtacagtttaatatctaagtactgtttaatatctaagtactgtttaatatctaagtactgtttgatatctaagtactgtttgatatctaagtactgtttgatatccaagtactgttgaaaccagctcaacgttatattcatgagtgtttaatatctaaatatctactgttttcaacagtacttagatattaaacagtactgagatattaaacagtacttagatattaaactttctatcatgaatcaacagtagatatttagatattaaactcatgaatataattctgattagctggtttcaacaatactccgatattaaacagtacttagatattaaacactcttagatattaaaatctctctcatgaatatcattttgagagctggtttcaacagtacctagatattaaacactttctcatgaatataattttgagagctggtttcaacggtaacctctctgtcaccatttgacctgcgaccaaaagaccggcaatcaaacgtccaagcaccgtcATCTGGCTATCCTAACGCAGATGTAGACACACTCTCACCAACAAGGTCATAATGACTCACCCGTATCCGGATGCTGCTCGGGGTGGACCAAAATGGGTTGGTGGTGAGGACAGTGTAACACGCTCTTGATTGGGTCCACttggtggtgatgatggtggTACAGGTGCTGATTGTCCAGAGGGACACCATTGCTACAGAGACGGTTTTCCGGTGCCTCGGACAGGGTCCCAAGGCACCCCCCGGGACCGCATCTCTGGGCCTGCAGAAGCTTCTGGATTGCCGGGCAATGCTGAGGAAGGTGGGACGGAGTAGCttgggtggcggcggcggtggcaacCTCTAGACTGTCGTAGGTGAGGGTGCGGGCCACGGGAAGGCGAGGTGTTTTTCTCGTGACAAGGACCGAGGAGTTCGCTTTGGGGGAGCGCTCATCCGGAGAGCAAAACAGCCTAGACAGAGAGAACAGCTCGGACTCGCTAACTTCCAAGCGTTCCTGAAGATGAGAATGAGATGAGCGCAAACGTAGAGGAGAAATTTCGGCGGGGTGGGGGGCTCTGTACCGGAGTGGTGGGCTTGACCGGGATGGGTTTGATGAGGTTGGCCTTCCCAAAAAGGACGCCGCTGCTACCGATTTCCTTGGGCTCAGAAGGGGACTTTTCCTGTGGTGcaaaattaatgacatttgCTGGTGCACTCACACAAAAGCGTTGACTAAATCGATATAATGCTTTCTGATTAAGATAGGCTTAAATCAatgttggagttattctgtaatactaatatatataagtgtgcatttaatcatttttttataagagCTTCTTTAATTTGTCTGGGGCGAGCTCGGGTTCGTAACATGTCACCGAGGCCTCGTTCCGAGGACTGATTTCTGGAAGATAGCGATCACTAtctgcatcagcaatttcttaagcgtcctgccaggtctgcattctggggtaaaggtcagtgctatccaacaaccttcgtgattactcgcatattgtcgtaaatcgtgacgctcttttcgcttgattatggaattgttttgccgaatggaggcttgtttgtttaatttccaatggagttgtttttgaattccgaccttaattgttattattgaatacctgatatgcgatgattgttacagctgttgtatttgcttacgcaattggattaatcaataaccttgtaattgttttgatttatcccgtaaatgggcaggagaaattacCGATGGCCAGGATTTTCATTTGTGACGAGCACGATGTTGGAAggaattctctcttgcaagattttcatcagagatgccaaatgatttaaatttatatataattaaacAGATGTCcccttgtatttgttttataattatattaaagtataataatTGATGAAACTAACaatcaacttgtttttttttgtattatagtTTTGACATATTGAACTGTCACAACTGCTCGAGGGAAAAATGAGTTTATCTGCTCTCTGGATGACGCTTGACTGTTTTGCAGGTGCATTACCTTGTCGTATTGGCTGTGAGCCTTAGTGAGCATCTGGATGATATCCACCACCTGCCCTTCACCCTGGTCGCCGCCCGCAACTTCCTCCGAGGGCAGCCAGTCGCCGTGCCCCACCGCCTGCTCTAGGTCAGTCAgactacacaaacacacacacatttaaaatgtaatcatcTAGTGTAATTAGGTTAAATTAGACAGTTCGACGAGATAGTGTCAGCGAGCCAAGAATGACGCATGCGTTTGCTTACGTTTTCATCCTCCGGGCGACGCGCAGGCAGTCGGCCTTGTCATAGAACCAGATGCCGTAAATGACCACTGGGaagaagggagagagagagaagcttGCTTTTACAATCTGCCTCATAAATAGCAACAAAAGGTCCAGCCAAATCGAGTTAGGCCACGTAATAACCAAAAGTGGTCACTTGATGGCGAGCTGAAGGTCGAGCTCACATCGCAATGAGATTGTCTGCGTTCCTCGCAATTTCGCCGACCAGTCGTTTCTCGGGCCACCCAGACCATGCCGACGGAAAAAGGGCAATTTAAACATTTGTTCAGATATTCTGATAAAAGTGGAGCTGACTCACCGCTTCGGATATCcatgcttggacgtttggtcgccggtgttttggtcgccggtcaaatggtgacagagagtttctgttgaaaccagctctcaaaattatattcatgagagagagagttcaatatctaagagagagattaatatctaagagagagagtttaatatctaagagagagattaatatctaagagagtttcatatctaaaagagagtgaatataattttgagatctggtttgaacagtacttagatattaaacattacttagatattaaacagtacttagatattaaactctctctcatgaatataattttgagcgctggtttcaacagtacttagatattaaacagtacttagatattaaacattacttagatattaaacactacgtagatattaaacggtacttagatattaaactctcatgaatataattttgagagctggtttcaacaatacttagatattaaacagtacttagatattaaacattacttagatattaaactcactcttagatattaaactcactcttagatattaaactcactcttagatattaaactcactcttggatattaaactcactcttggatattaaactctctcatgaatataattttgagagctggtttcaacagtaaactctccattTGACCGAGGACCAAacacccggcgaccaaatgtccggtcacgggaATATCAGACCGCAGAAGGAGGGGGGGATATATTATTTATGCGCTTATAAACATTTGCCGCCAAGGACTTTCCCTCCACGCGACGTTCATGTTTACACACGAGACAAAGTTGGCCACCAGTCAGGCTGGCCTATCCCCCGAGGCTGCCCCAGATGAGCCTGGGAAAGAGTCAGAGGGACGCTGGCCGGCTGAATTGCCACCGCTTGAACGGCAAAGAGCCGCAAGTGAGTCAAAAGACGGTCATGTCGCTGAGGAGGGCGTGGGAGGTGGGGGTGTGTGATAGCGTAAGGGTGGGCTACAGCTATGGATAGATGGCTTTTGAGTCACTACACAAAGATGTGGTGGACTGACAGAAATGACTGCGCAGATTTGAAGCAGAAGCATTTTTAAGGAGCCACTTTAATGCGGGTTGCGAGGTCATCGCTTCCTGCTTTGTAGAATGCTTTTGAGGACTTTGAGAGAGAAAAGATCTCCGAGTTTTGGACTCTAGTGTGCGCGGGAACTCGTAAAGCCGCTTCAAATCATGCTCAGGCAACTTTTTagcaaaaaacccaaacaccAAAGGCTCCAGGAGGAGCCCGAGGTGCGCTTTAAGGGCCAGTTGGTGTCGGAGACCGACTTGGGATACGCTTATTTGCGACCCGGAGGTAAGACTTTGTCATTGCATTCTTTTAGTACCTATAGGTTTGCTCAATATGCTTTGATACtacagtacatttttattttagtttgtatCTTATTGCGATCATAAAAACACTTTTGTATTAATTCCAAATGAAGCATTTTACACGTGGACCATTCTCTCCCTATGGTTTTCTGACTATGCTAGAATTTAAGGGTGCCATAAGATAAAAATGACTgcattacagtaatcccccTATAAAGGCAGTCATTAGTTTTTACATTAgtacttcttttttaaaaaacatatttgaaagttcataaaaatgtgaaaatccatgctgaaactcgtaagtggaagccactcttgctactaagaACCGCGatgttcgagggattactgttatgTCATTTTACAAGTAGAAAACAAATTTGGCGTTCTGGTTGTTACCCGTTCATGCTACGccgatacattttttttcatcaattctggttgtgatgtcacaaccagaactGATTATCATTTCCAACTTTCTAATGTGAGGCTGGCTTAGCCTaaaacaggggtcgggaaccttttcaACAGAAAGAGCCGTAAGCAATTCATACTTTCAAATATTATGCCTAGAGAGCCATACAAAgaattttaaagtaaacaaacatgaaaatatgtgtatattcaacatttcaccacttttaaagtagaaaagttctcctattggtgcatttgggaatCAACTCTCACTGACTGTTTCCACATTTTTAGCTCACTgattagcggagagccatatgcacccatcaaaagagccgcatatggctcccgagccataagttcccatcaaaagagccgcatatggctaccgagccataagttccctacccctggcccAAAAGAAGTTCAATTTGAGTGAAATCAATCTTATGAACAGATGTATCGGTACTCCAACTTGTTTTTGCACTCTGGAAAATTAGAATCTAACATCAACTTGGTCTTTAACGAGCTTCCTATCAAATAGCTGGTTGTCAGGCATGCTAATGACTAGCTAGATGTCCATTCCTTGTCCGCCTTCCCGTATCTCTGCCGCCTATTTTTAGCCCGGGTTGCCACTCGGCGCCAACCGCCGTTCACGGACGTCACGGCATTGCCGAGCGCGACGCGACGTGTTTGCTTAATGATAAGATTCCACGGCGGAGGTCGCGATGCGCGGCCCGAAATAGTCTGACGATGTTTGTtagctaaaaaagaaaaacagccgAAAAGTCAGTTTCAATGACGTTGACGGCGAAAgactccattttgactgaaCGATTGTCTCTGTCAATCACATTGAATGTTGACCACCATCAATTAGCTCAGCGGAATTTGTGCTTTTGAAGCGGAATAGTGCACATGTTGGCATTATCAAGGACCGCCGCCACGCATCTAATCTCCGGCAGCCGGCGCGAGTGCTGACGAGTTCTCATTTAGATGACGCTGGTCGAAAGTTTCAACCGATAAGGAACGACTCCTTAAATGGAGGTTCATCTGTAGAATGTTACCCAcgtgcaatgttccctctaagctgcgcacgTACCcaattgcgcactattctcgtcctctctgcgcagcagcaatcatatggcgcgcagtaaataaaatccaaactttttttggacccatttccccatgatggtgccgtttacgcggcagctagtggcagtagctctgtccactcttatgtttttgtgtgtttcacagcatgttttacatgaaaaattagagggaacattgacatgcacctgcttatggcaggtgtgatactggtgtgcccatagcgagcaatgatgatgtcgctcaaaCTGGTACTcaagtgtgctcagggaggttgtctttctgcccagactgacgaaaaattagagggaacatggCCCCCCACCATGAAATCATAgttggatttttaaagaatgtatttcTAAATTAGAGTGCAATagaagtatttggtcacctacaaacaagtaAGATAGATTTTTGGCTGttaaagaggtctaacttctaacgaggtctccactcgttacctattttaatagcatctgtttaaCTCGTTATCgctataaaagacacctgtccacaacctcagtctctcacactccaaactccagtatggccaagaccaatgttcagggaggttgtctttctgcccagaccaatggaAAATTAGAAGGAACTTTGCATCCACCATTTTTGAATTCTAGAAAAACACACGATGCTTGGtagtcgtgtgtgtgtgtgtttgtgtgttttggtcTTACAGCGTGCATTGCGGTACAGCAGAAAGGGGTCCTGGACTTGGAAGTCTAAGTCTTTGGTGATAGGTTCATTTAAGTTCTCCATGCTGAGTCTGTTCATGATGGTAAAGCCATGTGTGGGTGTGGCCAACCTAAGAAAGAAATACAAGTTGAAACTTTTTACATTTGCTCCCAATATGGGGCAACCCGGCGAATGactggttagtgtgtcggcctcacagtgagggtccagggttcaattccaggtcagtctacctgtgtggagtttgcatgtcctgtgtgggttttctccaggtactccggtttcctcccacattccaaagacatgtatggtaggctgattggacactctaaattgcccctagttaatAGTGTGGGTGTaactggttgtctgtctccttgtgccctgcgaattggctggccaccaattcatggtgtccccacctctggccccaagtgagctgggataggctccagcaccctctgcaaccctAAGTTTTCTTTGTAGGTGCAATTACCTCGTATAGATGAACAGAGTCCCCTCCACGTTAGTCTTTTCctataaaacaacaaataaacatacTTTTATCAAAGTACTATATTATTAGTTCCATTTGCAGAAAAATCATGcacaataattaaattaatacaCAGCCTTAAAGGAGGTCATTGGAAAGGAATTGACCAAACATAATAAGAGTATTCTAGTGATAAATGGTGCCTTTCAACCTGTTGgctcattttcttttaaaaaagaaaagaaaaaaag containing:
- the dcp1b gene encoding mRNA-decapping enzyme 1B isoform X1, whose product is MTAICVESGGLLTARGLDISLAALQRHDPYIQTILDVASQVALYTYNNRTNAWEKTNVEGTLFIYTRLATPTHGFTIMNRLSMENLNEPITKDLDFQVQDPFLLYRNARLVIYGIWFYDKADCLRVARRMKTLTDLEQAVGHGDWLPSEEVAGGDQGEGQVVDIIQMLTKAHSQYDKEKSPSEPKEIGSSGVLFGKANLIKPIPVKPTTPERLEVSESELFSLSRLFCSPDERSPKANSSVLVTRKTPRLPVARTLTYDSLEVATAAATQATPSHLPQHCPAIQKLLQAQRCGPGGCLGTLSEAPENRLCSNGVPLDNQHLYHHHHHQVDPIKSVLHCPHHQPILVHPEQHPDTGGATLVPCELSPYDLVHKLQLIQRERNQASMEPPRLSPALAPRFLGPASVVAAGPKEALRIKAPSPQRIPAPESPMLLLSPSVFSQAKSDVAKADSPSDGSPQRESGVLTRSQLQATLLYMIQTDNSFLDAIYEAYVGEFC
- the dcp1b gene encoding mRNA-decapping enzyme 1B isoform X2 → MTAICVESGGLLTARGLDISLAALQRHDPYIQTILDVASQVALYTYNNRTNAWEKTNVEGTLFIYTRLATPTHGFTIMNRLSMENLNEPITKDLDFQVQDPFLLYRNARLVIYGIWFYDKADCLRVARRMKTLTDLEQAVGHGDWLPSEEVAGGDQGEGQVVDIIQMLTKAHSQYDKEKSPSEPKEIGSSGVLFGKANLIKPIPVKPTTPERLEVSESELFSLSRLFCSPDERSPKANSSVLVTRKTPRLPVARTLTYDSLEVATAAATQATPSHLPQHCPAIQKLLQAQRCGPGGCLGTLSEAPENRLCSNGVPLDNQHLYHHHHHQVDPIKSVLHCPHHQPILVHPEQHPDTGGATLVPCELSPYDLVHKLQLIQRERNQASMEPPRLSPALAPRFLGPASVVAAGPKEALRIKTDNSFLDAIYEAYVGEFC